In a single window of the Bacteroidota bacterium genome:
- a CDS encoding response regulator — MVQKKVLLAEDDLDDRMIFEDFLEDRNDFLLISVVENGVEIFEFLNGLNSESELPQLIILDKNMPKINGVEALKLLKSEEKFSKISVVIYSTYIDQNLVNTCKALGAAAILPKPFTKSGYNEMMDEFLRTTKDIF; from the coding sequence ATGGTACAAAAAAAAGTTTTACTTGCTGAAGACGACCTTGACGACAGGATGATCTTTGAAGATTTTCTGGAAGACAGAAATGATTTTTTACTGATTTCTGTGGTCGAAAATGGAGTTGAAATTTTTGAATTTTTGAATGGTTTGAATTCAGAAAGCGAACTCCCGCAATTGATCATACTTGATAAAAATATGCCAAAGATAAATGGCGTTGAAGCCTTAAAATTGCTCAAAAGTGAAGAGAAATTCAGTAAAATAAGTGTTGTTATTTATAGTACTTACATAGATCAGAATCTGGTCAATACTTGCAAAGCCCTGGGAGCGGCTGCAATTTTACCTAAGCCTTTTACCAAATCCGGCTATAATGAAATGATGGATGAGTTTTTAAGAACAACTAAGGATATTTTTTAA
- a CDS encoding response regulator, whose protein sequence is MKILHLEDLQSDIDLVDRELKKGTFEFEKLVVSNRNDYEKALNSFQPDIILSDHSLPAFNSVEALKLAREMIYYDVPFILVTGTVSEDFAVEMMKKGIYDYILKDRIQRLPQAVLNAIEKRKRKLKGRNFLKE, encoded by the coding sequence TTGAAAATACTACATTTAGAAGATCTTCAGTCGGACATTGATCTTGTAGATAGGGAGCTGAAGAAGGGGACGTTTGAATTTGAAAAGCTGGTTGTAAGCAATCGGAACGATTATGAAAAAGCGTTGAATTCATTTCAGCCTGATATCATATTGTCTGATCATTCTCTTCCTGCGTTTAATTCTGTTGAAGCATTGAAGCTTGCACGGGAAATGATCTATTATGATGTTCCATTTATTCTCGTTACAGGAACAGTTTCAGAGGATTTTGCAGTTGAGATGATGAAAAAAGGAATCTATGATTATATCCTGAAGGATAGAATTCAGAGATTACCACAAGCAGTCCTCAATGCAATTGAAAAAAGAAAACGGAAATTGAAAGGCAGAAATTTCTTGAAAGAATAG
- a CDS encoding PAS domain-containing protein — translation MDKKESYIKSNTELEKELAELHQQLDEALETIEAIRSGQIDALVVQTEKGNQLYTLKSADHPYRVFIEKMNEGAITVNTDGIILYCNSSFSRMVKSDISSIIGFPIVKFIANESLKTYRRLFEKCWKTDCQGEVMLRTGLRTMPVKLSLTTLELELGISLSIILTDLTNEKRTQKQLEKSNMELAKSNIALEISNHDLQQFASVASHDLQEPLRKIQIFANMLNEQGNENPREFRKYLGKIIYSTGRMRNLIVDILNYSRLSVNDPFYEWVDLNELVAELKGDFDLILADKKAKIISEDLIELYCNKGQLRQVFQNLISNALKFSSADRNPEIHISSRRVNTKSFKAESNPKGKFVIISIKDNGIGFESKYVDSIFSLFERLNPKDKYEGSGLGLAIAKKIIEKHNGLITAIGVNDSGAEFRFILPIEGNF, via the coding sequence ATGGATAAAAAGGAGTCATATATAAAGTCGAATACTGAACTGGAAAAAGAGTTGGCCGAGTTACATCAACAATTGGATGAAGCACTTGAAACTATTGAAGCCATCAGAAGCGGACAGATTGATGCATTGGTTGTTCAGACAGAAAAGGGAAATCAATTGTATACTTTAAAAAGTGCTGATCATCCATATAGGGTATTTATTGAAAAAATGAATGAGGGTGCAATTACAGTTAACACAGATGGAATTATTCTCTATTGCAATTCTAGTTTTTCGCGAATGGTGAAGTCTGATATTTCTTCTATCATAGGATTTCCCATTGTTAAATTTATTGCAAATGAAAGCCTGAAAACCTATCGCCGGCTTTTTGAAAAGTGCTGGAAGACCGATTGCCAGGGTGAGGTCATGTTGCGGACCGGACTGCGGACAATGCCTGTAAAATTATCACTTACAACTCTTGAACTGGAACTGGGTATTTCACTGAGTATAATTCTTACAGATCTTACTAATGAGAAGCGTACTCAGAAACAACTTGAAAAAAGTAATATGGAGTTGGCAAAAAGTAATATTGCTTTGGAAATCAGTAATCATGATCTGCAGCAATTTGCATCAGTCGCATCTCATGATTTGCAGGAGCCATTACGGAAGATCCAGATCTTTGCTAATATGTTGAATGAGCAAGGAAATGAAAATCCTCGTGAGTTCAGAAAATATCTGGGTAAAATAATTTATTCTACAGGAAGAATGCGAAACTTAATAGTGGACATTCTGAATTACTCACGGTTATCAGTAAATGACCCTTTCTATGAATGGGTGGATCTGAATGAACTTGTTGCAGAATTAAAGGGTGATTTTGATTTGATTCTTGCAGATAAAAAAGCAAAAATTATCTCAGAAGATTTAATAGAATTGTATTGCAATAAAGGCCAGTTACGTCAGGTGTTTCAGAACCTGATAAGCAATGCTCTTAAATTCTCAAGTGCAGACCGCAATCCGGAAATACACATCAGTTCGAGGCGGGTAAATACAAAATCATTTAAAGCAGAATCTAATCCCAAAGGAAAGTTTGTAATCATCAGTATAAAGGATAATGGAATTGGTTTTGAATCTAAATATGTGGATTCAATTTTTTCATTATTTGAAAGATTAAATCCAAAAGATAAATATGAAGGTTCAGGTTTAGGTCTGGCGATAGCAAAAAAGATCATTGAAAAACATAATGGTTTGATCACAGCAATAGGTGTCAATGATTCGGGTGCGGAGTTCAGATTCATTTTACCAATAGAAGGCAACTTTTAA
- a CDS encoding response regulator, translating into MINTEIEILLIEDNLNDAELTIRALKKNKVGNVIVHMKDGRDALDFLFAEGPFEGRNVNHKPKVILLDLKMPKVSGLEVLERIKKNENTRQIPVVVLTSSKENKDIDLAYKLGANSYIVKPVEFESFSNAISHLGIYWALINQSPD; encoded by the coding sequence ATGATAAATACAGAAATTGAGATCTTATTGATTGAAGACAACTTGAACGACGCCGAATTAACTATTCGTGCATTAAAAAAAAATAAAGTTGGCAATGTAATAGTACACATGAAAGATGGCAGAGATGCGCTTGATTTTCTTTTTGCTGAAGGACCATTTGAAGGCAGGAATGTAAATCACAAGCCGAAGGTAATTTTGCTCGATCTGAAAATGCCAAAAGTTAGCGGATTGGAAGTATTGGAAAGAATAAAGAAGAATGAGAACACCAGACAAATTCCTGTTGTTGTTCTTACATCGTCAAAAGAAAATAAAGACATTGATCTGGCGTACAAATTAGGGGCGAACAGTTATATAGTAAAGCCGGTTGAATTCGAGAGCTTTTCAAATGCTATTTCGCATCTTGGAATTTACTGGGCTCTTATTAATCAGTCTCCTGATTGA
- a CDS encoding ion transporter has protein sequence MFIPVRLKNKIYKVIFESETRAGKIFDIFLMLLILLSTVLVMLESVERYMTEYAGLFYTLNFIITVLFAAEYLLRCLSVPRPLSYMGSIYGVIDLVSFIPFLLEILFPQLHFLSVIRILRLLRIFRVFKMVRFLEESNGMLLSLWESRRKILIFLFFVLLLTVIFGSMMYVIENGTNEKFTSIPTSIYWAIVTLTTVGYGDISPITALGKTIASVIMILGYAIIAVPTGIITARFINANRSETGRTCKNCFKQGHDSDANFCKYCGTEF, from the coding sequence ATGTTTATACCTGTCAGACTTAAAAATAAAATTTACAAAGTAATCTTTGAGTCTGAGACCAGGGCCGGAAAGATCTTTGATATATTTTTAATGCTCCTCATACTTTTGAGTACCGTTTTGGTAATGCTTGAAAGTGTTGAAAGGTACATGACAGAGTATGCAGGATTATTTTACACACTTAATTTTATCATTACAGTTTTATTTGCTGCGGAATATCTGCTGCGTTGTCTTTCAGTACCCAGGCCATTATCGTACATGGGAAGCATCTATGGTGTTATAGATCTTGTTTCATTTATTCCCTTTTTACTTGAAATTCTTTTTCCGCAATTACATTTTCTTTCAGTCATACGAATTTTAAGATTATTGCGAATCTTCAGAGTATTCAAAATGGTTCGGTTTCTTGAAGAAAGCAATGGAATGCTCCTCTCATTATGGGAAAGCCGGAGAAAGATACTGATATTTTTATTTTTCGTTTTATTGCTCACGGTGATCTTTGGTTCAATGATGTATGTTATTGAAAACGGAACCAATGAAAAGTTTACCAGTATTCCGACAAGTATTTATTGGGCAATTGTAACTCTTACGACTGTCGGCTATGGTGATATTTCACCAATCACCGCATTAGGAAAAACTATTGCCTCCGTTATCATGATCTTAGGTTATGCCATCATCGCAGTGCCAACCGGTATCATTACAGCGAGATTCATAAATGCAAATCGTTCGGAAACCGGAAGAACCTGTAAAAATTGTTTTAAACAAGGCCATGATTCCGATGCAAATTTTTGCAAATACTGCGGAACAGAATTTTAA
- a CDS encoding PAS domain S-box protein: MKEVIEFFSRLFDSSDWPPRWHCGKWSELHGWLYIISDLMIWSAYFAIPIVILRFISKRGEIRFIKLYFLFAAFILTCGITHLLDAVSFWIPLYRLNALTRFVTGILSWTTVYYIVKNLPVAFSLRSQEALEIEIEQRKLAEEKYKNLNLELTQRVEERTAELQKIIRENYQYKYALEESCIVAITDQKGIIKYANRNFSNISKFSQEELLGKDHRIINSGYHEKEFIRELWTTIANGKIWRGEIKNKAKDGTVYWVDTTIVPFLDEQNKPFQYIAIRADITSRKMVEENLVNSLKEVSDYKFALDESSIVAITDQSGIIKYVNQNFCNISKYSREELIGQDHRIINSGHHEKEFIRELWRTIAKGNIWRGELKNKAKDGSVYWVDTTIVPFLDNKNKPYQYVAIRSDITQRKLAEEENRILHIELENRVRERTDELESFSYSVSHDLRAPLRAINGYARIFEEDYLSKFDKEGIRLLGEVQNNARRMRVLIDDLLTFSRLGKKEIRKSENDMNELITSVLAEVGTTDNPNVEIRIDKLHPIKADRALIAQVITNLISNAIKYSSKTKNAIVEISSKKINDEVVYTVHDNGVGFDMEYIDKLFCVFQRLHAQEEFAGTGVGLAIAKRIIQKHEGRIWAESHPGNGATFYFALPD; the protein is encoded by the coding sequence ATGAAAGAAGTGATAGAGTTTTTTAGTCGATTATTCGATAGTTCTGACTGGCCCCCAAGGTGGCATTGCGGTAAGTGGTCTGAATTACATGGATGGCTTTATATTATAAGTGACCTTATGATCTGGTCAGCATATTTTGCTATTCCAATTGTAATTTTGCGATTCATTTCAAAGAGAGGTGAGATCCGTTTCATTAAATTATATTTTCTTTTTGCAGCATTCATTCTTACTTGTGGAATTACTCATTTGCTCGATGCTGTTTCATTCTGGATTCCGCTTTATCGGTTAAATGCATTAACAAGATTTGTTACGGGAATTTTAAGTTGGACAACAGTTTATTATATCGTTAAAAATTTACCTGTTGCATTTTCATTACGTTCTCAGGAAGCATTGGAAATTGAAATTGAACAAAGAAAACTTGCCGAAGAAAAGTATAAAAATCTGAATCTGGAACTTACTCAAAGGGTTGAAGAACGCACTGCAGAGCTGCAAAAAATTATCAGAGAAAATTATCAGTATAAATATGCGCTTGAAGAGTCATGCATTGTCGCTATTACTGATCAGAAAGGAATAATAAAATATGCGAACAGGAATTTCAGCAACATTTCAAAATTTTCACAGGAAGAATTGCTTGGTAAGGATCACAGAATAATTAATTCCGGATATCATGAGAAGGAATTCATTCGGGAACTATGGACAACAATTGCAAATGGAAAGATCTGGCGCGGTGAAATCAAGAACAAAGCAAAAGATGGAACAGTATATTGGGTAGATACTACAATTGTGCCTTTTCTTGATGAACAAAATAAGCCCTTTCAATACATTGCTATCCGCGCCGACATAACTTCCAGGAAAATGGTAGAAGAAAATCTGGTAAATAGTTTGAAGGAAGTTTCTGATTACAAATTTGCATTAGATGAATCTTCTATTGTTGCAATAACAGATCAAAGTGGAATAATAAAATATGTTAACCAGAATTTCTGTAACATCTCCAAGTATTCAAGAGAAGAGTTGATCGGACAGGATCATAGGATCATTAATTCAGGGCATCATGAGAAAGAGTTTATCCGGGAATTATGGCGCACAATAGCAAAAGGAAATATCTGGCGCGGCGAATTAAAAAATAAGGCGAAGGATGGATCTGTTTATTGGGTAGACACGACAATAGTTCCTTTTCTCGATAACAAGAATAAGCCATATCAATATGTAGCAATCAGGTCTGACATTACTCAGCGTAAACTGGCAGAAGAGGAAAATAGGATTCTCCACATTGAGTTGGAGAACCGTGTCAGAGAAAGAACAGACGAGTTAGAATCATTTTCATATTCCGTTTCACATGATCTTAGAGCGCCATTACGTGCTATAAATGGATATGCACGGATATTTGAGGAAGATTATCTTTCAAAATTTGATAAGGAAGGTATTCGGCTGTTGGGTGAAGTTCAGAATAATGCACGAAGAATGAGAGTTCTTATCGATGATCTTTTAACATTTTCCAGACTGGGAAAGAAGGAGATCAGGAAATCAGAGAATGATATGAATGAGTTGATAACAAGTGTACTTGCGGAAGTGGGCACTACAGACAATCCTAATGTCGAAATAAGGATTGACAAATTACATCCGATCAAAGCTGACCGTGCATTAATTGCCCAGGTCATAACAAATCTTATTTCAAATGCAATAAAATATTCTTCAAAAACAAAAAATGCTATTGTAGAAATCTCTTCAAAAAAAATAAATGATGAAGTGGTTTATACTGTGCATGATAATGGAGTTGGATTTGATATGGAATATATAGATAAATTGTTTTGTGTATTTCAACGATTACATGCACAGGAAGAATTCGCGGGCACCGGTGTAGGACTGGCAATCGCAAAAAGAATTATTCAAAAGCATGAAGGGAGAATCTGGGCTGAGTCACATCCCGGTAATGGCGCAACATTTTATTTTGCCCTGCCGGATTAA
- a CDS encoding SBBP repeat-containing protein has product MKQKLLIFLLFIISEVLTAQTPTFQWAKSAGRYTSHDYCESISTDMHGNSYITGQFQDTIDFGPTTLVNTGTYGENIFIAKYDASGNIVWAKIPGGNHGSEGFGIAADRSGNVYVTGSFRGSISFGATTLTANGTGNFFIAKYDSSGTPLWAQKAICGAAQSGKSICVDKDGGVYATGTFEDSTISFGNFSISAVSPILGTDVFLVKYDASGNVLWATGGGGGSTDISNAVNADNKGNSYITGVYRNSITFGTTTLTAANSGGASVFTVKYNSVGSLVWAKSSGGFPCSGYGTDISNDAFGNSYVAGYFNSPIIYFDGDTLINAGINDIFLLKYDSLGNVVWARSAGGNNFDQAEDVYTDETGNSYLTGFIKLSAHFGPITMNAVNQDVFVVKYDSAGTPLWGVKSTGNLNETTGGISSDNAQNIYIGGRYSSPTAIFGTIPLVNSDAFLGSYDLFIAKLNYVATGIPENAILPANFFLYPNPVSDRSILSFYNEKNESFDFKIFDVTGKCLESVSGIISNEVEIDKNTLPAGLYVFRLSSEKGTVISGKFIVE; this is encoded by the coding sequence ATGAAACAAAAATTACTAATATTCTTACTGTTTATTATTTCAGAAGTATTAACTGCACAAACACCAACCTTTCAATGGGCAAAGTCTGCCGGACGATACACCTCTCATGATTATTGCGAGAGTATCAGTACCGATATGCATGGCAACAGTTACATCACCGGTCAATTTCAGGATACAATCGATTTTGGTCCGACAACACTTGTTAATACAGGAACGTATGGTGAAAATATTTTCATCGCAAAATATGATGCATCAGGAAATATTGTATGGGCAAAAATACCGGGAGGAAATCATGGCTCTGAAGGATTTGGAATAGCAGCAGACAGATCAGGAAATGTATATGTTACCGGGTCATTCAGAGGGAGCATTTCATTTGGTGCAACAACTTTAACAGCAAATGGGACAGGGAATTTTTTCATAGCTAAATATGATTCTTCCGGAACTCCATTGTGGGCGCAGAAAGCGATTTGCGGTGCTGCGCAATCAGGAAAAAGTATTTGTGTGGATAAAGATGGCGGAGTGTATGCTACAGGTACTTTTGAAGATAGTACAATTTCATTTGGAAATTTTTCAATATCGGCTGTGTCACCGATCCTGGGAACAGATGTTTTTCTTGTTAAATACGATGCATCAGGCAATGTATTATGGGCAACCGGTGGCGGTGGTGGAAGTACGGATATTAGTAATGCTGTAAATGCTGATAATAAAGGTAACTCATACATAACGGGAGTATACAGAAATTCAATAACATTCGGAACAACAACATTGACTGCAGCTAACAGTGGCGGCGCTTCAGTGTTTACTGTAAAATATAATTCTGTTGGTTCACTTGTTTGGGCTAAATCATCCGGAGGATTTCCTTGTTCGGGATATGGTACAGATATAAGTAATGATGCTTTTGGAAATAGTTATGTGGCCGGTTATTTCAATAGTCCGATTATTTATTTCGATGGCGATACCCTTATTAATGCAGGAATAAATGATATTTTTCTGCTGAAGTATGATAGTCTTGGAAATGTTGTATGGGCCAGAAGTGCAGGCGGAAACAATTTCGATCAGGCCGAAGATGTTTATACAGATGAAACAGGTAACAGCTATCTCACAGGCTTTATAAAACTAAGCGCACATTTTGGACCGATTACTATGAATGCAGTCAACCAGGATGTATTTGTAGTTAAGTATGATTCGGCAGGAACGCCGTTGTGGGGTGTGAAGTCGACAGGAAATTTAAATGAAACAACCGGTGGAATAAGCTCTGATAATGCACAGAATATTTATATAGGCGGAAGATATAGTAGTCCGACAGCTATTTTCGGAACGATCCCTTTGGTGAATTCGGATGCATTTCTGGGTTCGTATGATTTATTTATTGCTAAATTAAATTATGTAGCGACTGGAATACCTGAAAACGCAATATTACCTGCAAATTTTTTCCTTTATCCGAATCCTGTTTCAGACAGATCGATATTATCGTTTTATAATGAGAAGAATGAATCATTCGATTTTAAAATCTTCGATGTAACGGGTAAATGCCTTGAGTCGGTTAGTGGCATCATTTCAAATGAAGTTGAAATTGACAAAAATACTCTGCCTGCAGGGTTGTATGTCTTCAGACTAAGTTCAGAAAAAGGAACTGTTATAAGCGGTAAATTTATCGTAGAATAA